The following coding sequences lie in one uncultured Mailhella sp. genomic window:
- the ychF gene encoding redox-regulated ATPase YchF — MSLSLGIVGLPNVGKSTLFNALTKAQNAEAANYPFCTIEPNKATVAVPDKRVDALTELVKPAKTIYATVDFVDIAGLVRGASKGEGLGNQFLANIRECAAIVEVVRCFDDENIAHVDGSIDPLRDVDTIETELLLADLDTAEKRLDTLKKKSKFDKEMQKAQPVLEALVAHLGEGKPGSTFEVPELNEPFKQVWRELSLLTAKKFIYCANVDEAGIEEDNDHVKALRKLAESRGCGMVKICARLEEELQGLSDAEQAEMLESYGIEESGLENIIRMGYHTLGLASFLTAGPKEVRAWTFRQGWKAPQAAGVIHTDFEKGFIRAEVISYEDYMKYKSEAACRAAGVLRVEGKDYVVQDGDMMNFLFNV; from the coding sequence ATGTCACTGAGTCTAGGTATCGTCGGTCTGCCCAACGTGGGCAAGTCCACCCTGTTCAATGCGCTCACCAAGGCGCAGAACGCCGAAGCCGCCAACTATCCCTTCTGCACCATCGAGCCCAACAAGGCCACCGTGGCCGTGCCCGACAAACGCGTCGACGCGCTCACCGAGCTTGTGAAGCCCGCCAAAACCATCTATGCCACCGTGGACTTCGTGGACATCGCCGGTCTCGTGCGCGGGGCCAGCAAGGGCGAAGGTCTCGGCAACCAGTTTTTGGCCAACATCCGCGAATGCGCCGCCATCGTGGAGGTGGTGCGCTGCTTCGACGATGAAAACATCGCCCACGTGGACGGCAGCATTGATCCGCTGCGCGACGTGGACACCATTGAAACCGAACTGCTGCTCGCCGACCTCGACACCGCGGAAAAACGCCTCGACACCCTGAAGAAAAAATCAAAATTCGACAAGGAAATGCAGAAGGCACAGCCCGTGCTCGAAGCGCTTGTCGCGCATCTTGGCGAAGGCAAGCCCGGTTCCACCTTTGAAGTGCCCGAACTCAACGAACCCTTCAAGCAGGTGTGGCGCGAGCTCTCCCTGCTCACGGCCAAGAAGTTCATCTACTGCGCCAACGTGGACGAAGCCGGCATCGAGGAAGACAACGATCACGTGAAGGCTCTGCGCAAACTGGCCGAATCCCGCGGCTGCGGCATGGTAAAGATCTGCGCCCGCCTCGAAGAGGAACTTCAGGGCCTCTCCGACGCCGAACAGGCGGAAATGCTGGAATCCTACGGCATTGAGGAAAGCGGTCTCGAAAACATCATCCGCATGGGCTATCACACGCTCGGTCTGGCGAGCTTCCTGACCGCCGGTCCCAAGGAAGTGCGCGCCTGGACGTTCCGTCAGGGCTGGAAGGCTCCGCAGGCCGCGGGCGTCATCCACACCGACTTTGAAAAGGGCTTTATCCGCGCCGAAGTCATCAGCTACGAAGACTACATGAAGTACAAGTCCGAAGCGGCCTGCCGCGCCGCGGGCGTGCTCCGCGTGGAAGGCAAGGACTACGTGGTCCAGGACGGCGACATGATGAACTTCCTGTTCAACGTGTAG
- a CDS encoding phage regulatory CII family protein encodes MESLTRICHAAVKCAPSGLSAEDVADVLGVNYKTMMAELSGSERHKFNLDLLVPLVRATGSDAPLKAIGRACGCLFIRLPDVGDVEQPMLDGMAASVREFGDLLETLGDALRDGVISRVEADRITKQGQEVLEAVMKVMKMAGKEAE; translated from the coding sequence ATGGAAAGTCTCACAAGAATCTGCCATGCGGCTGTGAAGTGCGCGCCTTCCGGACTGTCTGCTGAAGATGTGGCCGATGTGCTGGGCGTGAACTACAAAACCATGATGGCGGAGCTGTCCGGCTCGGAACGGCACAAGTTCAATCTGGACTTGCTTGTGCCTCTCGTGCGGGCCACGGGCAGCGACGCACCACTGAAGGCCATAGGCAGAGCCTGCGGATGTCTTTTTATCCGCCTGCCGGACGTTGGCGACGTGGAGCAGCCCATGCTGGATGGTATGGCTGCGTCGGTCCGGGAGTTTGGAGACCTGCTGGAAACGCTGGGCGACGCTTTGCGCGACGGTGTGATCTCCAGAGTGGAAGCGGACAGAATCACCAAACAAGGGCAAGAGGTGCTGGAAGCCGTGATGAAGGTCATGAAAATGGCCGGAAAGGAAGCCGAATAA
- a CDS encoding ubiquinone/menaquinone biosynthesis methyltransferase: MSQNMPGDESLSQKQTSASSAENSRPAADAAADNARTSADAASSERASSQEPGDEHTRNVSEMFGRMTPWYDLQNRVFSLFLDCWWRRNLVRSVVPGPTNTVIDMAAGTLDVTLALIRRYPELRVYATDICEPMLRYGEEHKMRAAERSRVTTMVADARHMPLPDGCADAVTIAFGIRNVRPRMEALREMHRLLVPGGRACILEFAPVSTPVFGPCYHWYLRHIMPKLAGLVSHSTSAYDYFADTIENFPKPAAFSDELREAGFAFVQHIPFTLGVANLHIAVRG; encoded by the coding sequence GTGAGTCAGAACATGCCCGGCGACGAATCCCTTTCCCAGAAGCAGACGTCCGCATCTTCTGCCGAAAACAGCCGTCCCGCAGCGGACGCGGCCGCAGACAACGCCAGAACGTCCGCAGACGCCGCGTCTTCCGAACGCGCATCCTCCCAGGAGCCCGGCGACGAGCACACCCGCAACGTGTCGGAAATGTTCGGCCGCATGACGCCGTGGTACGACCTGCAGAACCGCGTGTTCAGCCTTTTTCTGGACTGCTGGTGGCGGCGCAATCTCGTGCGTTCCGTGGTTCCCGGCCCCACGAACACGGTCATCGACATGGCCGCGGGCACGCTCGACGTCACCCTTGCGCTGATACGCCGTTATCCTGAGCTGCGCGTGTACGCCACGGACATCTGCGAGCCCATGCTCCGCTACGGCGAAGAGCACAAAATGCGCGCGGCAGAACGCTCCCGCGTGACCACCATGGTGGCCGACGCCCGGCACATGCCGCTTCCCGACGGCTGCGCCGACGCCGTGACCATCGCCTTCGGCATCCGCAACGTGCGCCCCCGCATGGAGGCCCTGCGCGAAATGCACCGGCTGCTCGTACCCGGCGGCAGAGCCTGCATTCTGGAATTCGCTCCCGTGTCCACGCCCGTGTTCGGTCCGTGCTATCACTGGTATCTGCGCCACATCATGCCCAAACTCGCCGGACTCGTCAGCCATTCCACGTCGGCCTACGACTACTTCGCCGACACCATCGAAAACTTTCCGAAGCCCGCCGCCTTCAGCGACGAACTGCGCGAGGCGGGCTTTGCCTTTGTTCAGCACATTCCCTTCACGCTGGGCGTCGCCAACCTTCACATAGCCGTGCGCGGCTGA
- the nrdD gene encoding anaerobic ribonucleoside-triphosphate reductase has protein sequence MEKLIGQGVHFERIRRITGYLVGGLDRFNDGKRAEERDRVKHMSMEPWKRAAA, from the coding sequence ATGGAAAAGCTTATAGGGCAGGGCGTCCACTTCGAGCGTATCCGCCGAATCACCGGCTACCTGGTGGGCGGACTGGACCGCTTCAACGATGGTAAGCGGGCCGAAGAACGCGACCGCGTGAAGCACATGAGCATGGAGCCCTGGAAACGAGCAGCGGCTTGA
- a CDS encoding SWIM zinc finger family protein: MTDRIFPTQVKVFEYLQSLGIKVSLTKINRDYKKGLLVRTTDKKFLEKDVLNYANMLTLQEQKSQIQKDDKINQENTIPDLYYYVQGSAQKPYTVTIKGEGKKLKASCTCPAGMRGKLFCKHIAKLLTGDSSSITEDSDGIELLASRAKESPLLAKAAEYISTHPDQNPKPIYHIKTIKDIIPTVDSMLSGTGLWSEYTCQNNVDELSIYMRKTYKNGKPYKNPTLLLYFRYSPILISSYYDPDIDAFIEEEGGPSSRPYCVDKVSYKKIESACSTFMDKLQAIIKNYTV, from the coding sequence ATGACTGACCGCATTTTCCCCACACAAGTGAAAGTTTTTGAATATCTCCAATCTCTAGGAATAAAGGTCAGTTTAACAAAAATTAATCGTGATTATAAAAAGGGTTTACTAGTACGCACAACAGATAAAAAATTTTTAGAAAAAGATGTTCTTAATTATGCAAATATGCTCACTTTGCAGGAACAAAAAAGTCAAATTCAAAAGGATGATAAAATCAACCAGGAAAATACTATCCCTGACCTTTATTACTATGTACAAGGCAGTGCACAAAAACCATATACAGTAACCATAAAAGGTGAAGGAAAAAAACTAAAAGCCTCTTGTACGTGCCCCGCAGGAATGAGGGGAAAATTGTTTTGCAAACATATTGCTAAACTTTTAACTGGTGACAGCTCCAGTATTACCGAAGATTCCGACGGGATAGAACTACTTGCTAGCCGAGCCAAAGAATCTCCCCTGCTTGCTAAAGCAGCTGAATATATTTCTACCCATCCAGATCAAAACCCTAAGCCTATTTATCATATAAAAACCATCAAAGACATCATTCCAACCGTTGACTCCATGCTATCTGGTACTGGACTATGGAGTGAATATACATGTCAAAATAATGTTGATGAATTATCCATTTATATGAGAAAAACATATAAAAATGGAAAACCTTATAAGAATCCAACTCTTTTACTATATTTTAGATATTCTCCCATCCTCATATCTTCATATTATGATCCAGACATCGATGCCTTTATCGAAGAAGAAGGCGGACCAAGTTCAAGACCGTATTGCGTAGATAAAGTCAGCTATAAGAAAATAGAGTCTGCCTGTTCTACATTTATGGATAAATTACAAGCTATTATTAAAAATTATACTGTATAG
- a CDS encoding tyrosine-type recombinase/integrase yields MIKNFPWRRKPWKVEWKNPWTKAPRVRWFESESQAVAFEEAQRAIYEREKVLMTRARKRSRANAPAITIAELFREFLARPDIRESTRSSSGYHIKPILELFSARRAASLTLDDVRVFSEIQRGRNVGQSTINRRLSVLRAACNWAVAKGFLKESPIRNMKLPHAPSRRIEPPTIPEIDRLLKHAPEHIQRIILLGLYTGARPGPCELFRLRWDDILLDEGVIYMPCAYKSKTISARYVPIHEALLPKVREWRKQDGNTCSSVIHYRGKPVKRISETWRKLREKAGIARKIRPYDLRHAFATLSMAESGDIKSIAELMGHSTYTMLLSVYQHVSNALKIKAVNAIPVVASLKI; encoded by the coding sequence ATGATTAAAAATTTTCCCTGGAGGCGTAAACCGTGGAAGGTTGAATGGAAGAATCCGTGGACAAAGGCCCCGCGTGTCCGCTGGTTTGAATCGGAATCGCAGGCGGTCGCGTTTGAGGAGGCTCAGCGGGCGATTTATGAAAGGGAAAAGGTGCTCATGACACGGGCGAGAAAACGCAGCAGGGCGAATGCGCCGGCAATCACCATAGCTGAGCTTTTCCGGGAGTTTCTGGCGCGTCCTGATATCAGGGAGTCCACAAGATCATCGAGCGGCTATCATATCAAGCCCATCTTGGAGCTTTTCAGCGCCCGAAGGGCGGCCAGCCTTACGCTCGATGACGTGCGCGTATTTTCGGAAATTCAGCGGGGGCGGAATGTTGGCCAGAGTACCATAAATCGCCGTCTGTCCGTCCTTCGGGCTGCCTGCAACTGGGCAGTGGCCAAAGGTTTTCTGAAGGAGTCGCCCATACGGAACATGAAGCTGCCGCACGCGCCTTCCCGGCGCATCGAGCCGCCCACTATACCGGAGATTGATCGTCTCCTGAAGCATGCCCCTGAGCATATCCAGAGAATCATTCTTCTTGGGCTTTACACCGGGGCGCGTCCCGGCCCCTGTGAGCTTTTCCGGCTACGGTGGGACGACATTCTGCTCGATGAGGGAGTCATCTATATGCCCTGTGCCTATAAATCAAAAACGATTTCCGCGCGCTATGTCCCCATTCATGAAGCCCTGCTTCCCAAGGTCAGGGAATGGAGGAAGCAAGACGGGAATACTTGTTCAAGCGTCATTCATTACCGGGGCAAGCCGGTAAAGCGTATCAGCGAAACATGGCGCAAACTGAGGGAGAAGGCCGGCATTGCCCGAAAAATACGGCCGTATGACCTGCGCCACGCCTTCGCCACTCTGAGCATGGCGGAAAGCGGCGATATAAAAAGCATTGCCGAACTGATGGGGCACAGTACCTACACTATGCTGCTATCCGTCTATCAGCATGTGAGCAACGCTTTGAAAATTAAGGCGGTCAACGCCATACCGGTAGTGGCCAGCCTGAAAATCTGA
- a CDS encoding site-specific integrase, whose product MSMKTSRTRFTGVYTRESTERRHNGKPDVVFYYCLKIDGKRVWTKCGWRSEGMTAQAAYQMRNEALAKRRGLPTQVPRISDAWEYYKTHHLLTLRNSKATISYMQKHILPEFGHMFMDDVTPAMVTRLKNARLASGMAPASVKHMLHVLSSLYTQTEKAGLGKCKNPVKDVTPPKVDNQRTRYLTHAEARMLLDALAKRAPVWHDIAALSLYTGGRLGEILSLTVSCIDLTAGVAEVNGKTGRRMLHLSAPAVDIMARLIKGKLPTDHIFPGKVNGHACVTHNVFNELTFKLGLNTPETPRAQRVVFHTLRHTFASWLAIDGVPLLVISQLMGHASITMTQRYAHLCPDSRQAAVALLATHFKSPDGDSD is encoded by the coding sequence ATGAGCATGAAAACCAGCCGCACCAGGTTCACAGGCGTGTACACGAGAGAAAGCACCGAACGCCGCCACAACGGCAAGCCGGACGTCGTCTTTTACTACTGCCTCAAAATTGACGGCAAGAGAGTGTGGACAAAATGCGGCTGGCGCAGCGAAGGCATGACCGCACAGGCTGCCTATCAGATGCGAAACGAGGCGCTGGCAAAACGCCGCGGCCTGCCCACGCAGGTGCCTCGCATATCTGATGCCTGGGAATACTACAAGACGCATCATCTCCTGACTCTCAGGAACTCCAAAGCCACAATCAGTTATATGCAGAAGCATATCCTTCCGGAGTTCGGCCACATGTTCATGGACGACGTGACTCCGGCAATGGTCACCCGTTTGAAAAATGCTCGGCTGGCCAGTGGGATGGCGCCGGCTAGTGTCAAGCACATGCTTCATGTATTAAGCTCCCTCTACACCCAGACAGAAAAAGCAGGACTGGGTAAATGTAAAAATCCTGTAAAAGACGTTACCCCGCCTAAAGTGGACAATCAGCGTACCCGGTACCTTACGCATGCAGAGGCCCGTATGCTTTTGGACGCTTTGGCGAAACGAGCCCCTGTCTGGCATGATATTGCAGCCCTCAGCCTCTACACTGGGGGACGACTGGGGGAGATTCTCAGTCTCACCGTGTCCTGCATAGACCTCACGGCCGGCGTTGCGGAAGTGAACGGAAAAACTGGACGCCGTATGCTTCACCTGTCGGCTCCGGCCGTAGATATCATGGCACGGCTCATCAAAGGGAAACTCCCCACCGATCATATTTTTCCTGGAAAGGTAAACGGTCATGCCTGTGTTACTCACAATGTTTTCAATGAGCTCACGTTCAAGCTCGGCCTCAATACTCCCGAAACGCCCAGGGCGCAGCGTGTCGTTTTCCACACGCTGCGCCACACTTTTGCCAGCTGGCTTGCCATTGACGGGGTTCCTCTACTGGTGATCTCTCAGCTGATGGGGCATGCTTCCATTACCATGACCCAGCGATACGCTCACCTGTGCCCGGACAGCCGGCAAGCTGCCGTTGCCCTTCTGGCTACACACTTCAAGAGCCCCGACGGCGATTCCGATTGA
- a CDS encoding putative phage tail protein: MAAHTATEYAAMLRKLLPRGVIWAASPESNLARLLTAFGAELARLEGDAERLLRELDPQQSLEALEDWEEELGLPDECSQNGAGVAARRDAIVKKLQRGGFMNEAYYVELAGSLGYEDAVVSRVREFRAGVSRMGDRLNDILFHHVFFVSVPSGGQIRAFRTGESGMGERLRTWGDDSLECILNRQKPAHSMVFVTYQGVEDAKN; the protein is encoded by the coding sequence ATGGCCGCCCATACCGCAACCGAGTACGCCGCCATGCTGAGAAAGCTGCTGCCGCGCGGCGTTATCTGGGCCGCGTCTCCGGAATCCAACCTTGCCCGTCTGCTTACGGCGTTCGGTGCTGAACTGGCCAGACTGGAAGGCGATGCGGAACGACTACTCCGGGAGCTCGATCCGCAGCAGTCGCTGGAAGCTCTGGAAGACTGGGAAGAGGAACTCGGCCTGCCGGATGAATGTTCTCAGAATGGCGCCGGCGTAGCCGCCAGGCGTGACGCCATAGTCAAAAAGCTTCAGCGCGGCGGCTTCATGAATGAAGCCTATTATGTCGAGCTGGCCGGCTCTCTGGGGTATGAGGACGCCGTTGTATCCCGCGTGCGTGAGTTTCGCGCGGGCGTGTCGCGTATGGGGGACAGGCTGAACGATATCCTTTTTCATCATGTGTTTTTCGTCTCCGTACCTTCAGGCGGACAGATACGGGCGTTTCGCACGGGAGAGTCCGGTATGGGCGAACGTCTGCGTACGTGGGGCGATGATTCCCTGGAATGTATTTTGAACCGGCAGAAGCCTGCGCACAGCATGGTTTTTGTCACCTATCAAGGAGTTGAAGATGCAAAGAATTAA
- a CDS encoding baseplate J/gp47 family protein translates to MLVYVWAGACHLMYGALQWYFTQFWAKTAEKEYLERKASTWGITRKAGAYAVGQITFSGSGLVPAGSVLRSDSGLLFTVDADVSVPGIGNVTASAIGSSGNLEAGETLTLVQAVAGVSGSAVVNSLSGGVDAETDEELRARLLTALQAPPMGGSAADYVTWALEVPGVTRAWCYPLYLGIGTVGLSFVCDGQEESPLPDEEMVQRVQDYIDARRPVTADFLAFAPQALKVDISLKISPNTEAVRNAVKQELADLFVREGTPGVTIPLSHINEAVSISAGEEDHVLVSPTENIVPENNVMPMLGNVTFAGVD, encoded by the coding sequence GTGCTGGTTTATGTGTGGGCCGGAGCCTGTCATCTCATGTATGGTGCCTTGCAGTGGTATTTTACTCAGTTCTGGGCCAAGACGGCGGAAAAGGAATATCTGGAACGCAAGGCATCTACTTGGGGCATTACTAGGAAGGCAGGAGCCTATGCCGTGGGGCAGATAACTTTCTCCGGTTCCGGCCTTGTGCCTGCCGGCTCCGTGCTCAGGAGCGACTCCGGCCTGCTTTTTACTGTGGACGCTGATGTTTCCGTGCCTGGCATAGGGAATGTTACCGCATCGGCAATAGGCAGTTCTGGAAATCTGGAAGCCGGAGAGACGCTCACTCTGGTGCAGGCTGTGGCCGGCGTTTCCGGTTCGGCTGTGGTGAACTCTCTCTCCGGAGGCGTGGACGCAGAAACGGATGAAGAGCTCCGTGCCCGGCTTCTGACAGCGTTGCAGGCTCCTCCTATGGGGGGATCGGCCGCAGATTATGTGACCTGGGCTCTGGAAGTGCCCGGCGTTACCCGTGCCTGGTGTTATCCGCTTTATCTCGGCATCGGCACCGTGGGGCTGTCCTTCGTTTGTGACGGCCAGGAAGAATCTCCGCTTCCGGATGAGGAAATGGTGCAGCGCGTCCAGGACTATATCGACGCACGCAGACCCGTGACAGCTGATTTTCTGGCCTTTGCACCGCAGGCCCTGAAAGTGGACATCTCCCTGAAGATATCTCCCAACACGGAAGCCGTGCGCAACGCGGTGAAGCAGGAGCTTGCGGACCTGTTTGTCCGTGAAGGCACTCCCGGTGTGACTATCCCTCTGTCTCATATCAATGAGGCTGTGAGTATCTCCGCTGGTGAAGAGGATCATGTGCTGGTTTCCCCCACGGAAAACATCGTTCCTGAAAACAATGTCATGCCCATGCTCGGAAACGTGACCTTTGCGGGGGTGGACTGA